A single region of the Branchiostoma lanceolatum isolate klBraLanc5 chromosome 1, klBraLanc5.hap2, whole genome shotgun sequence genome encodes:
- the LOC136436975 gene encoding nck-associated protein 1-like isoform X17: MSRTGQLIPSQQKLAEKLTVLNDRAMGMLTRIYNIKKACGDVKSKPAFLSDKNLEGAIKFIVRKFPHVDSKNNYWTMPFVQSQLQQVNNIKGEIMKQLSLYYFTFVDVMDFKDHVSELLTTMDACNVHFDITTNYDLTKGYLDLIISYVSLMLLLARIDDRKAVLGLYNYAHDLTHGKVDQNFARLGQMILDYEQPLKKLQEEFTPHSKLVACALLSLHQVYPRRNLPAEQWRQAQMLSLVSAPGQMLNPAQSETMPCEYLSVETMEKWIIFGFLLCHGQLTQSDSAVQLWRLALSGNYVITLFRDEVLYIHKTVEGVFEGIKGYSKRVTETKECANYAVVNAGPFHRERRAFLRTALKELVMILADQPGLLGPKALFVFMGLSFARDEVLWLLRHSENPAPKLNKRPNPVDYEDRQLPELLYYMEELRGLLRKYNQVMQRYYVQYLNGFDSIVLNNLVQNGLHQPRLRARESFNSKRNPTCQEDWNLSVCPEDESIIMSSFVNTMNGLSVKQGTTLLFEEGEIFDFRGMRLDWFRLQAYTSVSRAQLVLRENPDLARLMNTITFHTYMVDSLDEMAKETSDLSNFCFYGRLFEQYFQWCLETPSQMRYSISFPLICSHFMNCTHEICPEEVVKPMLSYKQNLRTAGGSTRERKSQDTSFCDRQSKRHHIGDRSLSQANFFLDEMAKEAKNIITSICDEQCKLGDQLLPKNAAKTISIAIERKRNQNKAKKLPQEPDKPGRESMRRSRTDVTSMDKLYLMLTELCSAINYTPSIQVWEHTFAPREYLTQHLESRFTKALVGMVMYNPDSGEIAKPSELLNSVEAYMGVLQTIENYVHLDITRVFNNVLLQQTQPQDSHGDKTITALYTNWYLEVLLRRVSTGQIMFSPNRHAFVNVGVDPNQVAVNAEEFSDISELRSLAELLGPYGMKFLNESLMWHISSQVAELKKLVTQNKDVLTTLRTHFDKPALMAEHFNRLRDVDNVLKRVTIVGVILSFKTLAQEALNDVLKKRIPFLMSSIIDFQKHFPETPENNMVRVEIVNEMASAAGLPCDVDPALCAALRVQKSGAGAEYFLPQPFHMRRQIWAGWVTLTVFFLSHHFLSTFFFSFLNYKYFIPLCTTAQFGCHIGMSITLCVLIGLNDYS, translated from the exons ATGTCGCGGACGGGGCAGCTCATCCCCAGTCAGCAGAAGCTGGCGGAGAAGCTAACTGTGCTGAATGACCGGGCAATGGGCATGCTGACCAGGATATACAACATCAAAAAG GCCTGTGGAGATGTGAAGTCCAAGCCTGCCTTCCTCTCTGACAAGAACCTGGAGGGAGCCATCAAGTTCATTGTCAGGAAGTTTCCACATGTCGACTCCAAGAACAACTAT TGGACAATGCCTTTTGTGCAG TCTCAGCTGCAGCAGGTCAACAACATCAAGGGAGAGATCATGAAGCAGCTCTCACTATACTACTTCACCTTCGTGGATGTTATGGACTTCAAG GACCATGTCAGTGAGCTGCTTACAACAATGGATGCCTGCAATGTTCATTTTGACATT ACTACAAACTATGACCTGACGAAAGGTTACCTGGACCTGATCATCTCGTATGTGTCGCTGATGCTCCTCCTGGCACGTATTGATGACAGGAAGGCAGTGCTGGGACTGTACAACTATGCCCACGATCTCACACATGGAAAAGT GGATCAGAACTTTGCCCGTCTAGGCCAAATGATTCTGGACTATGAACAGCCACTAAAGAAGTTACAGGAGGAATTCACACCTCACAGCAAG ctggttGCCTGTGCCCTGCTGTCCCTACACCAAGTGTACCCCCGGCGGAACCTCCCAGCAGAACAGTGGAGACAGGCTCAGATGCTGAGTCTAGTCAGCGCCCCTGGACAGATGCTCAACCCTGCACAGAGCGAAACT ATGCCCTGTGAATACCTGTCGGTGGAGACCATGGAGAAGTGGATCATCT TTGGTTTCCTGCTGTGCCACGGACAGCTGACACAGTCAGACTCTGCTGTCCAGCTGTGGCGACTAGCGCTGTCCGGGAACTACGTCATCACGCTGTTCAGAGACGAGGTGCTGTACATTCACAAGACAGTGGAGGGCGTGTTTGAGGGCATCAAGGG ataCAGCAAGCGTGTGACTGAAACAAAGGAGTGTGCCAATTACGCTGTTGTCAATGC GGGCCCGTTTCACCGAGAGAGACGGGCATTCCTCCGCACAGCTCTGAAGGAGCTAGTGATGATTCTGGCCGACCAGCCTGGTTTACTGGGGCCCAAG gctttgtttgtgtttatggGTCTGTCGTTTGCCCGAGATGAGGTACTTTGGCTACTGAGACACTCAGAAAACCCTGCGCCCAAACTCAACAAGCGGCCCAATCCTGTGGACTATGAAGATAG ACAACTGCCAGAGTTGCTTTACTACATGGAGGAGTTGCGTGGACTTTTGCGGAAGTACAACCAGGTCATGCAGCGGTACTACGTACAGTACCTGAACGGCTTTGACTCCATTGTACTCAACAACCTTGTGCAG AATGGATTGCACCAG CCTCGCTTGCGTGCGAGAGAAAGTTTCAACAGCAAACGTAACCCCACGTGCCAGGAGGACTGG AATCTGTCGGTGTGTCCAGAGGACGAGTCTATCATCATGTCATCTTTTGTCAACACTATGAATGGCCTGTCTGTCAAACAAG GGACAACTCTTCTTT TTGAGGAAGGGGAGATATTTGACTTCCGAGGAATGAGACTGGACTGGTTCAGACTACAG GCCTACACTAGTGTGAGTCGAGCCCAGTTGGTTCTACGGGAGAACCCCGACCTGGCACGACTCATGAACACCATCACGTTCCACACCTACATGGTGGACAGCCTTGATGAGATGGCCAAGGAGACTTCCGACCTCTCCAACTTCTG TTTCTACGGGCGTCTGTTTGAACAGTACTTCCAGTGGTGTCTGGAGACCCCGTCCCAGATGCGTTACTCCATCAGCTTCCCCCTCATCTGTTCCCACTTCATGAACTGCACCCACGAAATCTGTCCTGAGGAGGTAGTG AAACCAATGCTGTCATACAAGCAAAAT TTGAGAACCGCTGGGGGTTCaacaagagaaagaaaaagtcaGGATACAAGTTTCTGTGACCGTCAGTCCAAG CGACACCACATTGGAGACCGTAGCCTATCGCAGGCCAACTTCTTCCTAGATGAGATGGCAAAGGAAGCCAAGAACATCATCACCTCTATCTGTGATGAACAGTGCAAGCTTGGGGATCAG ctGTTGCCCAAGAACGCTGCCAAGACAATCAGTATTGCCATAGAGAGGAAGAGAAACCAGAACAAAGCCAAGAAACTGCCGCAGGAGCCAGACAAGCCTGGCAGGGAGAGCATGAGGCGTTCTCGCACTGATGTCACCAG CATGGACAAGCTGTACCTGATGCTGACAGAGCTGTGTTCTGCCATCAACTACACGCCGTCCATACAGGTGTGGGAGCACACCTTCGCTCCCAGGGAGTACCTCACGCAACACCTGGAGTCCAGGTTCACAAA AGCCCTTGTAGGAATGGTGATGTACAACCCCGACTCTGGCGAGATCGCAAAGCCTTCAGAACTCCTCAACAGTGTGGAGGCCTACATGGGCGTTCTGCAGACCATAGAGAACTATG TTCATCTGGACATCACCAGGGTGTTCAACAATGTGCTGTTACAACAAACCCAGCCCCAGGATAGCCATGGAGACAAGACCATCACAGCTCTCTATACTAACTG GTACTTGGAGGTGTTGCTGAGAAGAGTGAGTACAGGACAGATCATGTTCTCACCCAACAGACATGCGTTTGTTAACGTTGGAGTGGACCCTAACCAAGTGGCAGTCAACGCTGAAGAGTTCTCAGACATCAGTG AACTAAGATCCCTTGCTGAACTGTTGGGGCCTTATGGAATGAAGTTTCTGAACGAGAGTTTGATGTGGCACATTTCTAGCCAGGTGGCAGAACTCAAG AAACTGGTGACTCAGAACAAGGACGTACTGACTACTCTGAGAACCCACTTTGACAAGCCAGCCTTGATGGCAGAGCACTTCAACAGACTGAGAG ATGTTGACAACGTGCTGAAGAGAGTCACCATTGTTGGAGTCATCCTGTCCTTTAAGACGCTGGCTCAAGAGGCTTTAAATGAT GTGCTGAAGAAACGCATCCCATTCTTGATGAGCTCCATCATCGACTTCCAAAAGCACTTCCCCGAGACACCAGAGAACAACATG GTTCGTGTTGAGATAGTGAATGAGATGGCGTCAGCAGCTGGCCTCCCCTGTGATGTAGATCCAGCACTATGTGCTGCTCTCAGAGTACAGAAATCAg GTGCAGGTGCTGAATACTTTCTTCCGCAACCATTTCATATGAGACGACAGATTTGGGCAGGTTGGGTCACACtaactgtgttttttttgtcgcaccattttttgtcaacttttttcttttcatttttgaaCTACAAGTATTTCATACCATTGTGCACGACTGCACAATTTGGTTGTCACATTGGAATGAGCATCACGCTGTGCGTTTTGATTGGTCTGAATGATTATTCATAG
- the LOC136436975 gene encoding nck-associated protein 1-like isoform X1, with protein sequence MSRTGQLIPSQQKLAEKLTVLNDRAMGMLTRIYNIKKACGDVKSKPAFLSDKNLEGAIKFIVRKFPHVDSKNNYWTMPFVQSQLQQVNNIKGEIMKQLSLYYFTFVDVMDFKDHVSELLTTMDACNVHFDITTNYDLTKGYLDLIISYVSLMLLLARIDDRKAVLGLYNYAHDLTHGKVDQNFARLGQMILDYEQPLKKLQEEFTPHSKLVACALLSLHQVYPRRNLPAEQWRQAQMLSLVSAPGQMLNPAQSETMPCEYLSVETMEKWIIFGFLLCHGQLTQSDSAVQLWRLALSGNYVITLFRDEVLYIHKTVEGVFEGIKGYSKRVTETKECANYAVVNAGPFHRERRAFLRTALKELVMILADQPGLLGPKALFVFMGLSFARDEVLWLLRHSENPAPKLNKRPNPVDYEDRQLPELLYYMEELRGLLRKYNQVMQRYYVQYLNGFDSIVLNNLVQNGLHQPRLRARESFNSKRNPTCQEDWNLSVCPEDESIIMSSFVNTMNGLSVKQGTTLLFEEGEIFDFRGMRLDWFRLQAYTSVSRAQLVLRENPDLARLMNTITFHTYMVDSLDEMAKETSDLSNFCFYGRLFEQYFQWCLETPSQMRYSISFPLICSHFMNCTHEICPEEVVKPMLSYKQNLRTAGGSTRERKSQDTSFCDRQSKRHHIGDRSLSQANFFLDEMAKEAKNIITSICDEQCKLGDQLLPKNAAKTISIAIERKRNQNKAKKLPQEPDKPGRESMRRSRTDVTSMDKLYLMLTELCSAINYTPSIQVWEHTFAPREYLTQHLESRFTKALVGMVMYNPDSGEIAKPSELLNSVEAYMGVLQTIENYVHLDITRVFNNVLLQQTQPQDSHGDKTITALYTNWYLEVLLRRVSTGQIMFSPNRHAFVNVGVDPNQVAVNAEEFSDISELRSLAELLGPYGMKFLNESLMWHISSQVAELKKLVTQNKDVLTTLRTHFDKPALMAEHFNRLRDVDNVLKRVTIVGVILSFKTLAQEALNDVLKKRIPFLMSSIIDFQKHFPETPENNMVRVEIVNEMASAAGLPCDVDPALCAALRVQKSENPDDDYKIACLLMVFIAVSLPMLSLDSQSSFRADLEGHTNNIHCLAKAVNSIAAAMFTIYGKGRVTIEERLKEFLALASSSLLKLGQETDKLALRSRESVYLLLDQIVRESPFLTMDLLESCFPYALLRNSYHAVLRQDNRM encoded by the exons ATGTCGCGGACGGGGCAGCTCATCCCCAGTCAGCAGAAGCTGGCGGAGAAGCTAACTGTGCTGAATGACCGGGCAATGGGCATGCTGACCAGGATATACAACATCAAAAAG GCCTGTGGAGATGTGAAGTCCAAGCCTGCCTTCCTCTCTGACAAGAACCTGGAGGGAGCCATCAAGTTCATTGTCAGGAAGTTTCCACATGTCGACTCCAAGAACAACTAT TGGACAATGCCTTTTGTGCAG TCTCAGCTGCAGCAGGTCAACAACATCAAGGGAGAGATCATGAAGCAGCTCTCACTATACTACTTCACCTTCGTGGATGTTATGGACTTCAAG GACCATGTCAGTGAGCTGCTTACAACAATGGATGCCTGCAATGTTCATTTTGACATT ACTACAAACTATGACCTGACGAAAGGTTACCTGGACCTGATCATCTCGTATGTGTCGCTGATGCTCCTCCTGGCACGTATTGATGACAGGAAGGCAGTGCTGGGACTGTACAACTATGCCCACGATCTCACACATGGAAAAGT GGATCAGAACTTTGCCCGTCTAGGCCAAATGATTCTGGACTATGAACAGCCACTAAAGAAGTTACAGGAGGAATTCACACCTCACAGCAAG ctggttGCCTGTGCCCTGCTGTCCCTACACCAAGTGTACCCCCGGCGGAACCTCCCAGCAGAACAGTGGAGACAGGCTCAGATGCTGAGTCTAGTCAGCGCCCCTGGACAGATGCTCAACCCTGCACAGAGCGAAACT ATGCCCTGTGAATACCTGTCGGTGGAGACCATGGAGAAGTGGATCATCT TTGGTTTCCTGCTGTGCCACGGACAGCTGACACAGTCAGACTCTGCTGTCCAGCTGTGGCGACTAGCGCTGTCCGGGAACTACGTCATCACGCTGTTCAGAGACGAGGTGCTGTACATTCACAAGACAGTGGAGGGCGTGTTTGAGGGCATCAAGGG ataCAGCAAGCGTGTGACTGAAACAAAGGAGTGTGCCAATTACGCTGTTGTCAATGC GGGCCCGTTTCACCGAGAGAGACGGGCATTCCTCCGCACAGCTCTGAAGGAGCTAGTGATGATTCTGGCCGACCAGCCTGGTTTACTGGGGCCCAAG gctttgtttgtgtttatggGTCTGTCGTTTGCCCGAGATGAGGTACTTTGGCTACTGAGACACTCAGAAAACCCTGCGCCCAAACTCAACAAGCGGCCCAATCCTGTGGACTATGAAGATAG ACAACTGCCAGAGTTGCTTTACTACATGGAGGAGTTGCGTGGACTTTTGCGGAAGTACAACCAGGTCATGCAGCGGTACTACGTACAGTACCTGAACGGCTTTGACTCCATTGTACTCAACAACCTTGTGCAG AATGGATTGCACCAG CCTCGCTTGCGTGCGAGAGAAAGTTTCAACAGCAAACGTAACCCCACGTGCCAGGAGGACTGG AATCTGTCGGTGTGTCCAGAGGACGAGTCTATCATCATGTCATCTTTTGTCAACACTATGAATGGCCTGTCTGTCAAACAAG GGACAACTCTTCTTT TTGAGGAAGGGGAGATATTTGACTTCCGAGGAATGAGACTGGACTGGTTCAGACTACAG GCCTACACTAGTGTGAGTCGAGCCCAGTTGGTTCTACGGGAGAACCCCGACCTGGCACGACTCATGAACACCATCACGTTCCACACCTACATGGTGGACAGCCTTGATGAGATGGCCAAGGAGACTTCCGACCTCTCCAACTTCTG TTTCTACGGGCGTCTGTTTGAACAGTACTTCCAGTGGTGTCTGGAGACCCCGTCCCAGATGCGTTACTCCATCAGCTTCCCCCTCATCTGTTCCCACTTCATGAACTGCACCCACGAAATCTGTCCTGAGGAGGTAGTG AAACCAATGCTGTCATACAAGCAAAAT TTGAGAACCGCTGGGGGTTCaacaagagaaagaaaaagtcaGGATACAAGTTTCTGTGACCGTCAGTCCAAG CGACACCACATTGGAGACCGTAGCCTATCGCAGGCCAACTTCTTCCTAGATGAGATGGCAAAGGAAGCCAAGAACATCATCACCTCTATCTGTGATGAACAGTGCAAGCTTGGGGATCAG ctGTTGCCCAAGAACGCTGCCAAGACAATCAGTATTGCCATAGAGAGGAAGAGAAACCAGAACAAAGCCAAGAAACTGCCGCAGGAGCCAGACAAGCCTGGCAGGGAGAGCATGAGGCGTTCTCGCACTGATGTCACCAG CATGGACAAGCTGTACCTGATGCTGACAGAGCTGTGTTCTGCCATCAACTACACGCCGTCCATACAGGTGTGGGAGCACACCTTCGCTCCCAGGGAGTACCTCACGCAACACCTGGAGTCCAGGTTCACAAA AGCCCTTGTAGGAATGGTGATGTACAACCCCGACTCTGGCGAGATCGCAAAGCCTTCAGAACTCCTCAACAGTGTGGAGGCCTACATGGGCGTTCTGCAGACCATAGAGAACTATG TTCATCTGGACATCACCAGGGTGTTCAACAATGTGCTGTTACAACAAACCCAGCCCCAGGATAGCCATGGAGACAAGACCATCACAGCTCTCTATACTAACTG GTACTTGGAGGTGTTGCTGAGAAGAGTGAGTACAGGACAGATCATGTTCTCACCCAACAGACATGCGTTTGTTAACGTTGGAGTGGACCCTAACCAAGTGGCAGTCAACGCTGAAGAGTTCTCAGACATCAGTG AACTAAGATCCCTTGCTGAACTGTTGGGGCCTTATGGAATGAAGTTTCTGAACGAGAGTTTGATGTGGCACATTTCTAGCCAGGTGGCAGAACTCAAG AAACTGGTGACTCAGAACAAGGACGTACTGACTACTCTGAGAACCCACTTTGACAAGCCAGCCTTGATGGCAGAGCACTTCAACAGACTGAGAG ATGTTGACAACGTGCTGAAGAGAGTCACCATTGTTGGAGTCATCCTGTCCTTTAAGACGCTGGCTCAAGAGGCTTTAAATGAT GTGCTGAAGAAACGCATCCCATTCTTGATGAGCTCCATCATCGACTTCCAAAAGCACTTCCCCGAGACACCAGAGAACAACATG GTTCGTGTTGAGATAGTGAATGAGATGGCGTCAGCAGCTGGCCTCCCCTGTGATGTAGATCCAGCACTATGTGCTGCTCTCAGAGTACAGAAATCAg AGAATCCAGACGACGACTACAAGATAGCGTGTCTGTTGATGGTGTTTATTGCCGTATCCTTACCGATGCTGTCTCTAGACTCCCAGTCTTCCTTCAGAGCAGATCTGGAAG GACATACAAACAATATCCACTGCCTGGCCAAGGCTGTCAACAGCATCGCTGCCGCCATGTTTACCATATATGGTAAAGGCAGAGTCACCATAGAGGAAAGGCTGAAGGAGTTCCTGGCT CTGGCATCGTCCAGCCTTCTGAAGCTGGGACAGGAAACCGACAAGTTGGCCCTGCGGTCCCGCGAGTCAGTCTAC
- the LOC136436975 gene encoding nck-associated protein 1-like isoform X18, translating to MSRTGQLIPSQQKLAEKLTVLNDRAMGMLTRIYNIKKACGDVKSKPAFLSDKNLEGAIKFIVRKFPHVDSKNNYSQLQQVNNIKGEIMKQLSLYYFTFVDVMDFKDHVSELLTTMDACNVHFDITTNYDLTKGYLDLIISYVSLMLLLARIDDRKAVLGLYNYAHDLTHGKVDQNFARLGQMILDYEQPLKKLQEEFTPHSKLVACALLSLHQVYPRRNLPAEQWRQAQMLSLVSAPGQMLNPAQSETMPCEYLSVETMEKWIIFGFLLCHGQLTQSDSAVQLWRLALSGNYVITLFRDEVLYIHKTVEGVFEGIKGYSKRVTETKECANYAVVNAGPFHRERRAFLRTALKELVMILADQPGLLGPKALFVFMGLSFARDEVLWLLRHSENPAPKLNKRPNPVDYEDRQLPELLYYMEELRGLLRKYNQVMQRYYVQYLNGFDSIVLNNLVQNLSVCPEDESIIMSSFVNTMNGLSVKQVEEGEIFDFRGMRLDWFRLQAYTSVSRAQLVLRENPDLARLMNTITFHTYMVDSLDEMAKETSDLSNFCFYGRLFEQYFQWCLETPSQMRYSISFPLICSHFMNCTHEICPEERHHIGDRSLSQANFFLDEMAKEAKNIITSICDEQCKLGDQLLPKNAAKTISIAIERKRNQNKAKKLPQEPDKPGRESMRRSRTDVTSMDKLYLMLTELCSAINYTPSIQVWEHTFAPREYLTQHLESRFTKALVGMVMYNPDSGEIAKPSELLNSVEAYMGVLQTIENYVHLDITRVFNNVLLQQTQPQDSHGDKTITALYTNWYLEVLLRRVSTGQIMFSPNRHAFVNVGVDPNQVAVNAEEFSDISELRSLAELLGPYGMKFLNESLMWHISSQVAELKKLVTQNKDVLTTLRTHFDKPALMAEHFNRLRDVDNVLKRVTIVGVILSFKTLAQEALNDVLKKRIPFLMSSIIDFQKHFPETPENNMVRVEIVNEMASAAGLPCDVDPALCAALRVQKSENPDDDYKIACLLMVFIAVSLPMLSLDSQSSFRADLEGHTNNIHCLAKAVNSIAAAMFTIYGKGRVTIEERLKEFLALASSSLLKLGQETDKLALRSRESVYLLLDQIVRESPFLTMDLLESCFPYALLRNSYHAVLRQDNRM from the exons ATGTCGCGGACGGGGCAGCTCATCCCCAGTCAGCAGAAGCTGGCGGAGAAGCTAACTGTGCTGAATGACCGGGCAATGGGCATGCTGACCAGGATATACAACATCAAAAAG GCCTGTGGAGATGTGAAGTCCAAGCCTGCCTTCCTCTCTGACAAGAACCTGGAGGGAGCCATCAAGTTCATTGTCAGGAAGTTTCCACATGTCGACTCCAAGAACAACTAT TCTCAGCTGCAGCAGGTCAACAACATCAAGGGAGAGATCATGAAGCAGCTCTCACTATACTACTTCACCTTCGTGGATGTTATGGACTTCAAG GACCATGTCAGTGAGCTGCTTACAACAATGGATGCCTGCAATGTTCATTTTGACATT ACTACAAACTATGACCTGACGAAAGGTTACCTGGACCTGATCATCTCGTATGTGTCGCTGATGCTCCTCCTGGCACGTATTGATGACAGGAAGGCAGTGCTGGGACTGTACAACTATGCCCACGATCTCACACATGGAAAAGT GGATCAGAACTTTGCCCGTCTAGGCCAAATGATTCTGGACTATGAACAGCCACTAAAGAAGTTACAGGAGGAATTCACACCTCACAGCAAG ctggttGCCTGTGCCCTGCTGTCCCTACACCAAGTGTACCCCCGGCGGAACCTCCCAGCAGAACAGTGGAGACAGGCTCAGATGCTGAGTCTAGTCAGCGCCCCTGGACAGATGCTCAACCCTGCACAGAGCGAAACT ATGCCCTGTGAATACCTGTCGGTGGAGACCATGGAGAAGTGGATCATCT TTGGTTTCCTGCTGTGCCACGGACAGCTGACACAGTCAGACTCTGCTGTCCAGCTGTGGCGACTAGCGCTGTCCGGGAACTACGTCATCACGCTGTTCAGAGACGAGGTGCTGTACATTCACAAGACAGTGGAGGGCGTGTTTGAGGGCATCAAGGG ataCAGCAAGCGTGTGACTGAAACAAAGGAGTGTGCCAATTACGCTGTTGTCAATGC GGGCCCGTTTCACCGAGAGAGACGGGCATTCCTCCGCACAGCTCTGAAGGAGCTAGTGATGATTCTGGCCGACCAGCCTGGTTTACTGGGGCCCAAG gctttgtttgtgtttatggGTCTGTCGTTTGCCCGAGATGAGGTACTTTGGCTACTGAGACACTCAGAAAACCCTGCGCCCAAACTCAACAAGCGGCCCAATCCTGTGGACTATGAAGATAG ACAACTGCCAGAGTTGCTTTACTACATGGAGGAGTTGCGTGGACTTTTGCGGAAGTACAACCAGGTCATGCAGCGGTACTACGTACAGTACCTGAACGGCTTTGACTCCATTGTACTCAACAACCTTGTGCAG AATCTGTCGGTGTGTCCAGAGGACGAGTCTATCATCATGTCATCTTTTGTCAACACTATGAATGGCCTGTCTGTCAAACAAG TTGAGGAAGGGGAGATATTTGACTTCCGAGGAATGAGACTGGACTGGTTCAGACTACAG GCCTACACTAGTGTGAGTCGAGCCCAGTTGGTTCTACGGGAGAACCCCGACCTGGCACGACTCATGAACACCATCACGTTCCACACCTACATGGTGGACAGCCTTGATGAGATGGCCAAGGAGACTTCCGACCTCTCCAACTTCTG TTTCTACGGGCGTCTGTTTGAACAGTACTTCCAGTGGTGTCTGGAGACCCCGTCCCAGATGCGTTACTCCATCAGCTTCCCCCTCATCTGTTCCCACTTCATGAACTGCACCCACGAAATCTGTCCTGAGGAG CGACACCACATTGGAGACCGTAGCCTATCGCAGGCCAACTTCTTCCTAGATGAGATGGCAAAGGAAGCCAAGAACATCATCACCTCTATCTGTGATGAACAGTGCAAGCTTGGGGATCAG ctGTTGCCCAAGAACGCTGCCAAGACAATCAGTATTGCCATAGAGAGGAAGAGAAACCAGAACAAAGCCAAGAAACTGCCGCAGGAGCCAGACAAGCCTGGCAGGGAGAGCATGAGGCGTTCTCGCACTGATGTCACCAG CATGGACAAGCTGTACCTGATGCTGACAGAGCTGTGTTCTGCCATCAACTACACGCCGTCCATACAGGTGTGGGAGCACACCTTCGCTCCCAGGGAGTACCTCACGCAACACCTGGAGTCCAGGTTCACAAA AGCCCTTGTAGGAATGGTGATGTACAACCCCGACTCTGGCGAGATCGCAAAGCCTTCAGAACTCCTCAACAGTGTGGAGGCCTACATGGGCGTTCTGCAGACCATAGAGAACTATG TTCATCTGGACATCACCAGGGTGTTCAACAATGTGCTGTTACAACAAACCCAGCCCCAGGATAGCCATGGAGACAAGACCATCACAGCTCTCTATACTAACTG GTACTTGGAGGTGTTGCTGAGAAGAGTGAGTACAGGACAGATCATGTTCTCACCCAACAGACATGCGTTTGTTAACGTTGGAGTGGACCCTAACCAAGTGGCAGTCAACGCTGAAGAGTTCTCAGACATCAGTG AACTAAGATCCCTTGCTGAACTGTTGGGGCCTTATGGAATGAAGTTTCTGAACGAGAGTTTGATGTGGCACATTTCTAGCCAGGTGGCAGAACTCAAG AAACTGGTGACTCAGAACAAGGACGTACTGACTACTCTGAGAACCCACTTTGACAAGCCAGCCTTGATGGCAGAGCACTTCAACAGACTGAGAG ATGTTGACAACGTGCTGAAGAGAGTCACCATTGTTGGAGTCATCCTGTCCTTTAAGACGCTGGCTCAAGAGGCTTTAAATGAT GTGCTGAAGAAACGCATCCCATTCTTGATGAGCTCCATCATCGACTTCCAAAAGCACTTCCCCGAGACACCAGAGAACAACATG GTTCGTGTTGAGATAGTGAATGAGATGGCGTCAGCAGCTGGCCTCCCCTGTGATGTAGATCCAGCACTATGTGCTGCTCTCAGAGTACAGAAATCAg AGAATCCAGACGACGACTACAAGATAGCGTGTCTGTTGATGGTGTTTATTGCCGTATCCTTACCGATGCTGTCTCTAGACTCCCAGTCTTCCTTCAGAGCAGATCTGGAAG GACATACAAACAATATCCACTGCCTGGCCAAGGCTGTCAACAGCATCGCTGCCGCCATGTTTACCATATATGGTAAAGGCAGAGTCACCATAGAGGAAAGGCTGAAGGAGTTCCTGGCT CTGGCATCGTCCAGCCTTCTGAAGCTGGGACAGGAAACCGACAAGTTGGCCCTGCGGTCCCGCGAGTCAGTCTAC